GATTTTTTGCATCATTTCCTCAGCCGCTACTTCATCTAAACAACGAACTGGCGATGCTTCGGATGTTTCTTGAATTTCTGTAACAGCGTAATCACGCGTTAGATTAGCTCGTGTTCCACCGATTTCGAGTACATGACCGGCTACTTCAATACCAAGCTCATGTAAAAGTTGTTTAGCCACTGCTCCAGCTGCTACTCGGACAGTTGTTTCACGCGCACTAGAACGTTCTAGTACATTACGCATATCCTTATGACCATATTTCATTCCACCAACAAGATCAGCGTGCCCTGGACGAGGACGTGAAACGCGACGTGATTTTTCATTTTTTTCTGGCACTGGTTCAATACTCATTACTGTTTCCCAATGCTTCCAGTCTTTATTTTCAACAAACATTGCAACCGGCGCTCCAAGTGTTTTACCGTGACGAATTCCTGCTGTGATTTGTACTTGATCTTTTTCAATTCGCATCCGTGCTCCCCGACCATGTCCACCTTGTCGTCTTTTTAGTTCCTTATTTATGTCTTCTGCAAGTAGAGGCATTCCTGCTGGTAATCCTTCAATAATTGTCGTAAGCCCCGGCCCATGTGATTCTCCTGCCGTTAAGTATCTCATTTCCACAACTCTCCTTTTTCTATTTTAGCTAGGTAATACTAGCGTTTATATTTTAGCGCTTTAAAGTATATGTGTAATATCTTAACACAGGCTAAGCAAGAACACAATACTTTGCTCTCATTCTTTCATCATATCAAAAAACCGCGCCAAATGGTAATCTAGATATAAAAAAAGGAGTCTAGGTTTTCCCAGACTC
The nucleotide sequence above comes from Listeria ivanovii subsp. londoniensis. Encoded proteins:
- the aroC gene encoding chorismate synthase, translated to MRYLTAGESHGPGLTTIIEGLPAGMPLLAEDINKELKRRQGGHGRGARMRIEKDQVQITAGIRHGKTLGAPVAMFVENKDWKHWETVMSIEPVPEKNEKSRRVSRPRPGHADLVGGMKYGHKDMRNVLERSSARETTVRVAAGAVAKQLLHELGIEVAGHVLEIGGTRANLTRDYAVTEIQETSEASPVRCLDEVAAEEMMQKIDDAKKNGDTIGGVVEVVVGGVPAGLGSYVQWDKKLDAKIARAIVSINAFKGAEFGVGFEAARKPGSEVMDEILWSEEDGYTRRTNNLGGFEGGMTNGMPIVVRGVMKPIPTLYKPLQSVDIDSKETFNASVERSDSCAVPAASVVAEAVVAWEVAVAVLEKFDGDRFDMLKKHVEEHRNLTKEF